The DNA sequence AGACTTAAGAAGGGTATTGACAGTGATTGTGCAAACTCAATCCTTATAAAGCTCAATCAGATTGGCTCAGTTTCTGAGACACTTGAGGCTATCAAGATGGCTCATAAGGCAGGATATACATCAATATCTTCACACAGATCAGGAGAGACAGAGGATACAACTATAGCTGACCTTGCTGTAGCTCTTAACACATGTCAGATCAAGACAGGTGCACCTTCAAGATCAGAGAGAGTTGCTAAGTACAATCAGTTACTTAGAATCGAAGAAGAGCTTGGTGAGAGTGCTTGCTATCCGGGAATGGCAGCATTCAATGTAAAGAGATAATAAAAAGTTGTTTGTCAAATTATTGGGGTGGGTTGATTTTTCAACCCACCTTTTATTAGCAACAAATACTTAATGCAGTGTATAGACCGGTAGGATGTGGTAATCGTCATTATATAAAACTATAGTCATATTTGTATTGAAAAGGAGAATTATGGAGTTTAAGCTTTACTTTCAGAGTAATGGACCACTTGTGCTGCCACTGGCATACCATCATATTTTACAGGGATTTATCTATAAGAGATTGTCGGAAGATCCGGAGTTTTCTGATTTTTTGCATAATGAGGGATATAAAAGAGAAGGACAGAGCTTTAGACTATTTGTTTTCAGCTTATTAAAAGGTCATTTTAAAATAGTTGGTTCAAATATTGTTTTTGATAATGTCATAGAATGGGAGATTAGAAGTCCTATAATGCTGTTTTGTCAAACATTATTTAAGGCATTGGAAAAAGAAGAGGTTTTTGATCTGGCAGGTCAGAAAATATTCTTACTTAGATATGAGGTATTAAATACTGAAGTAGTAGAAGATGATATAGATATAAGAATGCTTTCTCCTGTATGTGTAGATTTGAGTATTTGGGAAGACGGAAAAAGCAAGACGAAGAATTTGGATCCTATGGATCCTAGATTTAACTATTACTTAACCAAAAATTTTCAGAGAAAATTTGAGGCTGTAACAGGTGAGGATACAGACAGCGGAATATTCCTACTTCCACCGGAAAACTTTGAACCATCAAAAAATAAATATGTTACACGTTTTGTGGACGGTATTTATGTTACAGGATGGAAAGGTCAATATAAGCTGAAAGGTAGTCCAAATAATTTAAAGTTTTTATATGATACAGGATTAGGGGCAAGGAATTCTCAAGGCTTTGGAATGTTTCAAATAGTATAAAGTTTTATGACAAATCTTTAACTTTATAAAGTTATAGTATATAATGTGTTGGTAAAATTTTAAGAGGTTCAAGGAGGTTTTGAATGAGTAAGCAACCAACAAAGCAAAATAAGGGCAATATGACAGGGCTCTTGTTGATGGTTTTGGCTGCTATTATTACTATTGTAATAGCTTTTCCGGTTACTGATAGCATTAGAAAGATGATAAAAGACAATATAAAATATATTGCCGGTACATATTCTGCTACAGAACAGGGTTTTGGTGGTAAGGTAAAAGCCACAGTAGTTGTAGGTGACAATGGAATAGAAAGTGTTTTATTTGACGGTCCAAAGGAGACTCCGGATATAGGCGGGGCTGCTATTTTAAAAATTAATGAGCAGATGAAAGCTGCACCTGATACCGAGTTTGATGCTGTCAGCGGTGCGACAGTTACATCCGGTGGATTAAAGGGTGCATTAAAGAAGGCTTTGCTTAAGGCACGAGGCAAAGAGGTAGAAGAGGATATAGAAGTAAAATCTGCAGATATTGTGGTAATAGGTGCAGGTGGTGCCGGAATGAGTGCTGCAATACAGGCTGCACAGGACGGTGCTACAAATGTTGTGATCCTTGAGAAGATGCCTATCACAGGTGGTAATACAGTAAGGGCAACAGGTGGTTTGAATGCATCACAAACACCTTATCAAAAAAGAGATGGTATAGAAGACAGTAATGATTTATTCTATGAAGACACTATGAAGGGTGGAAAGAATTTAAATGACCCTGAGCTTGTAAGAACTTTGGTAGAGAATTCTGCAGCAGCTGTAGATTGGGTAAATGATATAGGTGGAGACCTTTCAGTAGTAGGACAATTTGGTGGTGCCAGTGTAAAGAGAATACATAGGCCAAGTGATACATCTGCTGTGGGGCCAATGCTTGTAAAAACTTTGAATGCTAAACTTGATGAGCTTGGAATTCCGGTTTTACTGGAAACCAAGGCTACAAAGATTATAGCAGATGCAGACGGTAAGATAATAGGAGTAGAAGCTGAGGATGAAGATGGAAGCTTTATTATAAATACTAAGGCAGTTATACTGGCTACCGGAGGCTTTGGTTCAAATCCTGATATGGTGGTAAAGTATGCCCCACAGCTTTCCGGATTTATAACAACCAATCATATTGGTGCTACAGGTGATGGAATAGAGATGGCCCTTGAGCTTGGTGCAGGACTTACGGATATAGAACAAATCCAGACTCATCCGACTGTAAATCCTGATACTGCTACTATGTATACAGAGGGTGTTCGTGGTAATGGTGCTATATTGGTAAATAATGACGGAAATCGTTTTGTAAATGAACTCGAGACCAGAGATGTGGTTTCTGCAGCAATACTTGAACAACCGAATGAAGAAAGTTGGCTTGTATTTGATACAGCAGTTAGAGAATCATTAAGTGCAATAGAGAAGTATATCAATGAAGGTATTATTGTAGAAGCAAATACTATTGAGGAGTTAGCACAAAAGACCGGAATCAATAAGGAAAATCTGGTAGCTACTATGAATAAGTATGCTACAATGCAATCAGCAGGTGAGGATAGTAATTTCGGTAGAAAAAGTATGGAAGTGCCTCTTACTAAAGCACCTTATTTTGCAGGACTTGCAAAACCGGCTATTCACCATACAATGGGTGGTGTAAAGATAAATACACAAACTCAAGTTTTGAAAGAAGATGGTAGTGCAATTCCCGGACTTTTTGCTGCCGGAGAGGTAGTAGGTGGAGTGCATGGAGGAAATAGACTTGGTGGAAATGCTGTAGCAGATATAGTAGTATTTGGTCGCATTTCAGGTGATAATGCAAATGAGTATGTACTTGCAAATGGAGGAAACACTGAGAGAACTATTACAGCAAATGATGAAGATACAAACTTTGTTCCACAGGATATAAAGACTGACTTGGCAGATGGCTCATATAAGGGCATTGCAAAGGGATTTGGTGGCGATGTGGATGTTACATTCACCGTAAAGAATGGCATCGTAA is a window from the Lachnoanaerobaculum umeaense genome containing:
- the cas6 gene encoding CRISPR-associated endoribonuclease Cas6, which translates into the protein MEFKLYFQSNGPLVLPLAYHHILQGFIYKRLSEDPEFSDFLHNEGYKREGQSFRLFVFSLLKGHFKIVGSNIVFDNVIEWEIRSPIMLFCQTLFKALEKEEVFDLAGQKIFLLRYEVLNTEVVEDDIDIRMLSPVCVDLSIWEDGKSKTKNLDPMDPRFNYYLTKNFQRKFEAVTGEDTDSGIFLLPPENFEPSKNKYVTRFVDGIYVTGWKGQYKLKGSPNNLKFLYDTGLGARNSQGFGMFQIV
- a CDS encoding flavocytochrome c; translation: MSKQPTKQNKGNMTGLLLMVLAAIITIVIAFPVTDSIRKMIKDNIKYIAGTYSATEQGFGGKVKATVVVGDNGIESVLFDGPKETPDIGGAAILKINEQMKAAPDTEFDAVSGATVTSGGLKGALKKALLKARGKEVEEDIEVKSADIVVIGAGGAGMSAAIQAAQDGATNVVILEKMPITGGNTVRATGGLNASQTPYQKRDGIEDSNDLFYEDTMKGGKNLNDPELVRTLVENSAAAVDWVNDIGGDLSVVGQFGGASVKRIHRPSDTSAVGPMLVKTLNAKLDELGIPVLLETKATKIIADADGKIIGVEAEDEDGSFIINTKAVILATGGFGSNPDMVVKYAPQLSGFITTNHIGATGDGIEMALELGAGLTDIEQIQTHPTVNPDTATMYTEGVRGNGAILVNNDGNRFVNELETRDVVSAAILEQPNEESWLVFDTAVRESLSAIEKYINEGIIVEANTIEELAQKTGINKENLVATMNKYATMQSAGEDSNFGRKSMEVPLTKAPYFAGLAKPAIHHTMGGVKINTQTQVLKEDGSAIPGLFAAGEVVGGVHGGNRLGGNAVADIVVFGRISGDNANEYVLANGGNTERTITANDEDTNFVPQDIKTDLADGSYKGIAKGFGGDVDVTFTVKNGIVNDLTINGGKETAEIGGKAITKIKRNIQSTGEFKVDSVAGASITSKAVSDAINNATLQ